From Staphylococcus sp. M0911, a single genomic window includes:
- the cntL gene encoding staphylopine biosynthesis enzyme CntL codes for MHSNIKIETLLQQYLEQFEARYQHVLSDPNSIDALESLVDDYSQLILNPTYQQQYDLWHDEPRKQLITQQLQDITAQCVKQVEMIRARRLLDGKASTSGYFDNIEHCIDEEFGQCHIGKEDKLLLVGSGAYPMTLIQVAKETGASVIGIDIDPQAVDLGQRVVNVLAPNEDIQISNQTVDQLPDINEVTHIIFSSTIPVKYDILAQLFELTNDHVVVAMRYGDGMKAIFNYPSQPTASDQWQCVHQLVQPNQIFDVALYQKASSKEGITYV; via the coding sequence ATGCATTCAAATATAAAGATAGAAACACTTTTACAACAATATTTAGAACAATTCGAAGCACGATACCAACATGTTCTTAGTGATCCAAATTCGATTGACGCATTAGAATCATTAGTTGATGACTATAGTCAGTTGATATTAAATCCAACATATCAACAACAATATGATTTATGGCATGACGAACCACGTAAACAACTAATCACACAACAACTGCAAGATATCACTGCGCAATGTGTGAAACAAGTTGAGATGATTAGAGCAAGACGATTATTAGACGGTAAGGCGTCTACGTCAGGTTACTTTGACAACATAGAACACTGTATCGATGAGGAGTTTGGACAGTGTCATATTGGTAAAGAGGACAAGTTACTACTCGTTGGATCGGGCGCGTATCCAATGACATTAATTCAAGTAGCTAAAGAAACTGGTGCCTCAGTCATTGGTATTGACATTGATCCGCAGGCAGTTGATTTAGGCCAACGTGTGGTCAATGTGTTGGCGCCTAATGAAGATATCCAAATATCTAATCAAACTGTAGATCAGTTGCCTGATATTAACGAGGTAACACATATTATATTTAGTTCTACGATTCCAGTTAAATATGATATTTTAGCGCAATTATTTGAGTTAACTAATGACCATGTAGTGGTCGCTATGCGTTATGGAGATGGGATGAAGGCCATCTTTAATTATCCATCTCAACCTACGGCGTCAGACCAATGGCAATGTGTACATCAACTCGTTCAACCCAACCAAATATTTGATGTGGCACTCTATCAAAAGGCGTCATCAAAGGAAGGGATTACTTATGTCTAA
- the cntM gene encoding staphylopine biosynthesis dehydrogenase translates to MSNILIIGSGPVAIQLAQLCDRVSEDRIDMVGRAATSKKSLDVYQSYQQAGTFTVTTQNDTHHQFSGQFQIRHFYQDIQQIDQSYDTIILACTADAYRPMLQQLAPTILQHVKHIILVSPTFGSHMLIEQLLVDINTDVEVISFSTYLGDTRVVDTSQPHRVLTTAVKSKLFVGSNKPSSQLIPQLQTWFESLHIQLAVMDTPLQAEIHNSSLYVHPPLFMNDFALKAIFQGTEVPVYVYKLFPEGPITMTLIREMRQMWQEMMTILQKLSVPSVNLLKFMVKENYPVRSETLSESDIHQFEELPAIHQEYLLYVRYTAILIDPFSKPDKDGRYFDFSAVPFKSLYQNEQGVVHIPRMPSEDYYRTTVIQAIGKALGVSTPMIDTLLHRYVGYCERYQIEHPQQSVSSQFNLDDFEEDISLVTTYLANSSNK, encoded by the coding sequence ATGTCTAACATCTTGATTATTGGAAGCGGGCCTGTCGCTATTCAACTTGCTCAATTATGTGACCGTGTATCGGAAGATCGTATCGACATGGTTGGTAGAGCAGCAACTTCAAAGAAATCATTGGATGTCTATCAAAGCTACCAACAAGCAGGTACATTCACAGTTACCACACAGAATGATACACATCATCAATTTTCTGGTCAGTTTCAAATACGTCATTTTTATCAAGATATTCAACAGATTGACCAAAGCTATGACACCATCATTTTGGCATGTACTGCAGATGCTTATCGACCGATGCTACAGCAGTTGGCACCTACGATATTACAACATGTGAAACACATTATATTAGTATCACCAACATTTGGTTCACATATGTTGATTGAGCAATTATTGGTAGACATCAATACTGATGTTGAAGTTATTTCATTTTCAACTTATTTAGGAGATACGCGAGTGGTTGACACGTCTCAACCACATCGTGTATTAACAACGGCTGTGAAATCGAAATTATTCGTTGGATCTAACAAGCCATCATCCCAGTTGATTCCACAATTACAAACTTGGTTTGAATCATTACACATTCAACTTGCCGTGATGGACACACCCTTACAAGCCGAGATACATAATAGTTCGTTATACGTTCACCCACCATTATTTATGAATGACTTTGCATTAAAGGCGATATTCCAAGGGACTGAGGTACCGGTATATGTCTACAAATTATTTCCAGAAGGGCCTATCACGATGACTTTAATTCGAGAAATGCGTCAAATGTGGCAGGAAATGATGACGATATTACAGAAATTAAGTGTGCCCTCCGTCAATCTTTTGAAGTTTATGGTTAAGGAAAACTATCCCGTACGTTCAGAAACATTAAGTGAGTCGGATATCCATCAATTCGAAGAGTTACCTGCTATACATCAAGAATACCTACTTTACGTCAGGTATACGGCAATCTTAATTGATCCATTTTCCAAGCCAGATAAAGATGGACGTTATTTTGACTTTTCGGCGGTACCATTCAAGTCACTTTATCAAAATGAACAAGGTGTCGTTCATATACCAAGGATGCCAAGTGAAGACTATTATCGTACGACGGTCATACAAGCAATTGGAAAAGCATTAGGTGTGTCGACACCAATGATCGATACGTTATTACATCGATACGTCGGCTATTGCGAACGTTATCAAATCGAGCACCCACAACAATCTGTGTCGTCACAATTTAACCTTGATGATTTTGAAGAAGATATATCACTAGTCACAACGTATTTAGCAAACAGTTCAAATAAGTAA
- a CDS encoding ABC transporter ATP-binding protein, translating to MIKINHVEKHYGKRSLWGPKPKPIIKDVSLDCPVDEAIAIIGESGSGKSTLSRMILGIERPDKGTVTLNDQPMYKKKVRRHQIGAVFQDYTSSLHPFQTVRDILFEVMCQCDKQSTDEMEVAAKTLLEEVGLSEDFLDKYPNMLSGGEAQRVAIARAICINPTYILFDEAISALDMSIQTQILDLLKRLKHTHHLSYIFITHDIQAATYLCDRLVIFKDGQIEEQIATRDLHTTTNAYTQALIDKQLSF from the coding sequence ATGATTAAAATCAATCATGTTGAAAAACATTACGGCAAGCGTAGTTTGTGGGGACCTAAACCTAAACCGATTATTAAAGATGTGAGTTTAGACTGCCCTGTAGATGAAGCGATAGCTATTATCGGTGAAAGTGGTAGTGGTAAATCGACATTGAGTCGCATGATATTAGGGATTGAAAGGCCAGATAAAGGTACAGTGACATTAAATGACCAACCGATGTACAAGAAGAAGGTCAGACGTCATCAAATTGGCGCCGTATTCCAAGATTACACCTCTTCACTTCATCCATTTCAAACTGTGCGAGATATTCTATTTGAAGTGATGTGTCAATGTGATAAACAAAGCACTGATGAGATGGAAGTAGCAGCTAAGACACTATTAGAAGAAGTGGGATTATCAGAAGATTTTCTAGATAAATATCCCAATATGTTATCAGGTGGCGAAGCACAACGGGTTGCTATTGCTAGAGCGATATGTATTAACCCAACTTATATCTTGTTCGATGAAGCAATCAGTGCGCTAGATATGTCGATACAAACACAAATATTAGATTTGTTGAAGCGGTTAAAGCATACACATCATTTAAGCTATATCTTTATTACACACGATATTCAAGCCGCTACATATCTGTGTGATCGTTTAGTTATTTTTAAAGACGGTCAAATTGAAGAACAAATCGCAACACGTGATTTACATACAACAACCAATGCTTATACCCAAGCATTGATAGACAAACAACTATCATTCTAA
- the opp1C gene encoding nickel/cobalt ABC transporter permease gives MMIVKRLLQDRGAVIALVIIATYFLLGFLAPVITFHEPNHIDTAHKFAGISATHWLGTDHLGRDVLTRLIYAIRPSLLYVSIALVISVVIGAILGFISGYFRGYIDALIMRCCDVMLAFPSYVVTLALITLFGMGVENIILAFILTRWAWFCRVIRTSVMQYTSADHVKFAKTIGMSDFTIIRKHILPLTLGDIAIISSSAMCSMILQMSGFSFLGLGVKAPTAEWGMMLNEARKVMFTHPEMMVTTGIVIVIIVMAFNFLSDALQVAMDPRISSKEKMRAVKKGVMHE, from the coding sequence ATGATGATTGTAAAACGATTATTACAAGATAGAGGAGCAGTCATTGCGTTAGTGATTATCGCGACATATTTCTTGCTCGGATTCCTAGCGCCAGTGATTACCTTTCATGAGCCGAATCATATTGACACGGCACATAAATTTGCAGGTATAAGTGCGACACATTGGTTGGGTACCGATCATTTGGGTCGCGATGTATTGACGCGATTGATTTACGCTATTCGACCAAGTTTACTCTATGTCTCAATCGCATTAGTCATATCAGTTGTGATTGGTGCCATACTGGGGTTTATTTCCGGATATTTCCGGGGTTATATTGATGCACTGATTATGCGATGTTGTGATGTGATGCTAGCATTTCCAAGTTATGTAGTGACTTTGGCTTTAATTACATTATTTGGTATGGGTGTGGAAAATATCATTTTAGCTTTTATACTCACACGTTGGGCGTGGTTCTGTCGTGTCATACGTACGAGTGTGATGCAGTACACGTCAGCTGATCATGTCAAATTTGCTAAAACGATTGGCATGAGTGATTTTACAATCATTCGCAAACATATTTTACCGTTAACTTTAGGAGATATCGCAATTATTTCCAGTAGTGCTATGTGCTCGATGATATTGCAAATGTCAGGGTTCTCATTTTTAGGTTTAGGTGTAAAGGCACCGACTGCAGAATGGGGCATGATGTTGAATGAAGCACGTAAAGTGATGTTCACTCATCCTGAAATGATGGTCACGACAGGTATCGTCATAGTCATTATCGTCATGGCCTTTAACTTCTTATCAGATGCATTACAAGTAGCGATGGATCCACGTATCTCTTCTAAAGAGAAAATGCGTGCAGTTAAGAAAGGTGTGATGCATGAATGA
- a CDS encoding MFS transporter: protein MKGAMAWPFLRLYILTLMFFSANAILNVFIPLRGHDLGATNTTIGIVMGAYMLTAMVFRPWAGQIIARVGPIKVLRIILLINACALILYGLTGLEGYFIARVMQGVCTAFFSMSLQLGIIDALPEEHRSEGVSLYSLFSTIPNLVGPLIAVGIWHLDRIAIFAIVMIAIALTTTFFGSRVTFASEEPDTHKKVEPLPFNAVTVFAQFFKNKELFNSGLIMIVVSIVFGAVSTFVPLYTVKLGFADAGIFLTIQAIAVVLARIYLRKYIPSDGIWHPVYMVSVLMLLVIASMLVAIGPHIHVLIFYSSGILIGATQALVYPTLTSYLSFVLPKAGRNMLLGLFIACADLGVSLGGSLMGPISDLVGFSWMYTICGMLVVVMMLMSALKSVRQK, encoded by the coding sequence ATGAAAGGTGCCATGGCTTGGCCATTTCTAAGATTATATATACTCACACTCATGTTTTTTAGTGCGAATGCCATATTAAATGTATTCATTCCATTAAGAGGACATGATTTAGGGGCAACCAACACAACCATTGGTATTGTGATGGGTGCTTACATGTTAACAGCAATGGTCTTTCGTCCGTGGGCAGGCCAAATTATTGCCCGTGTCGGACCTATCAAAGTATTACGTATTATTTTATTGATTAATGCTTGTGCGTTAATACTATATGGACTGACTGGATTAGAAGGCTATTTCATAGCCAGAGTGATGCAAGGTGTGTGTACGGCATTCTTCTCAATGTCACTACAATTAGGTATTATAGATGCTTTACCTGAAGAACATCGATCAGAAGGTGTGTCACTATATTCATTATTCTCTACAATACCTAATTTGGTTGGACCACTTATTGCAGTAGGCATTTGGCATTTAGATCGCATAGCAATATTTGCTATAGTGATGATTGCGATTGCCTTAACAACGACATTCTTCGGTTCTCGTGTCACCTTTGCTAGTGAAGAACCTGACACGCATAAGAAGGTTGAACCATTGCCATTTAATGCAGTCACAGTCTTTGCACAATTCTTTAAAAATAAAGAATTATTTAATAGCGGACTCATTATGATTGTAGTATCAATTGTCTTTGGTGCAGTGAGTACCTTTGTGCCGTTATACACAGTCAAATTGGGGTTTGCAGATGCCGGAATCTTCCTAACCATTCAAGCTATAGCTGTCGTGTTAGCACGTATTTATTTACGTAAATACATTCCTTCAGATGGTATATGGCATCCGGTTTATATGGTCAGTGTTTTGATGCTACTTGTCATTGCATCGATGCTTGTAGCCATAGGGCCACATATACACGTACTTATATTCTACAGTAGTGGAATATTGATTGGTGCCACACAAGCTTTAGTATATCCGACACTTACGTCATATTTGAGCTTCGTTTTACCCAAAGCAGGTCGAAATATGCTACTAGGATTATTTATAGCCTGTGCAGATTTAGGTGTCTCATTAGGCGGTAGCTTGATGGGGCCTATATCCGATTTAGTAGGATTTAGCTGGATGTATACCATTTGCGGTATGCTGGTTGTAGTTATGATGTTAATGAGCGCATTAAAAAGTGTACGACAAAAGTAA
- a CDS encoding VOC family protein, whose translation MTIVGHHHISMYTKDAVKNKAFYTEVLGLRLVEKTVNQDNTKMYHLFYGDNAGHPGTLLTFFEIENVGKHRPGTDSIHRLTLLVPSEAALDYFKQRLDQNNVEWTSLTYVGQSAVLLKDPDELEIILIVNDHYQTPEQWSANDETDIPKDVQILGMGPVELRSRKPEALTEFLEYILGYHQRNDIEVDDNTTIMTLDEQGLYTDFVIVNQQGHRVRPGQGYVHHVAVNLPTDTDLNDIYEKIARQPNPNSGIIDRYFFKSLYYRHNQILFEFATAEPGFTVDTPVDKLGQQLNLPDFLEDKRDEIESQLREI comes from the coding sequence ATGACAATAGTAGGGCACCATCATATTTCGATGTACACCAAAGATGCGGTCAAAAATAAGGCGTTTTATACTGAGGTACTTGGATTAAGATTAGTAGAGAAAACAGTTAATCAAGATAATACAAAAATGTATCATTTATTTTATGGTGATAATGCAGGTCATCCTGGTACATTATTGACATTTTTTGAAATTGAAAATGTTGGTAAGCATAGACCGGGAACAGATTCGATTCATCGGCTAACGTTACTTGTACCATCGGAAGCGGCATTGGACTATTTTAAACAGCGTTTAGACCAAAACAATGTGGAATGGACGTCACTCACCTATGTAGGTCAGTCTGCGGTATTGCTAAAAGATCCGGATGAACTTGAAATCATTTTAATAGTGAACGATCATTATCAAACACCAGAACAATGGTCGGCCAATGATGAAACGGACATACCTAAAGATGTTCAAATACTGGGAATGGGACCAGTTGAATTACGTAGTAGAAAGCCAGAAGCATTAACTGAATTTCTTGAATATATCTTAGGTTATCATCAGCGTAATGATATAGAAGTAGATGATAATACAACCATCATGACATTAGACGAACAAGGGTTATATACAGACTTTGTCATCGTTAATCAACAAGGTCATCGTGTTCGACCAGGGCAAGGCTATGTACATCATGTAGCAGTCAATCTTCCTACAGATACAGACTTAAATGACATTTATGAAAAAATAGCACGACAACCCAACCCTAACTCCGGCATTATCGATCGATACTTCTTTAAATCATTATACTATCGACATAACCAAATACTATTTGAATTTGCGACAGCAGAGCCAGGATTTACCGTTGATACACCCGTCGATAAACTAGGTCAACAACTCAACCTCCCCGATTTTCTAGAGGACAAAAGAGACGAGATTGAAAGCCAATTGAGAGAAATATAG
- a CDS encoding ABC transporter ATP-binding protein, producing the protein MTLLTVQQLTIRDEWTDTTLVDDINFHVKRGETLGIIGESGSGKSMTCKALVGLNPSRLKVTGKVHFDGHNLLALSERQLRQYRGQAIAMVMQQGARAFDPSTKVGKQMIETMQVHTSLSTPEIEQILIDYMTYMNLTDPQTILASYPYMLSGGMLQRLMIALALALKPKLIIADEPTTALDTINQFDVLEAFEDIKQHFDCAMIFISHDLTVIHKVADRVIVMKEGQLVEEGTTEAVLHHPHHRYTQYLLSTKQKVNDHFQRVMRGDSHD; encoded by the coding sequence ATGACCTTATTAACAGTTCAACAGTTAACGATTCGCGATGAATGGACAGATACAACACTTGTCGATGATATTAACTTCCATGTTAAGCGTGGTGAGACATTAGGAATTATTGGTGAAAGTGGTAGTGGTAAGTCGATGACATGTAAGGCATTAGTAGGGCTTAATCCAAGTCGTCTCAAGGTTACAGGGAAAGTCCATTTTGACGGTCATAACTTGTTAGCATTATCAGAAAGGCAATTACGCCAATACAGAGGACAAGCGATTGCGATGGTCATGCAACAAGGTGCACGTGCCTTTGACCCATCTACCAAAGTCGGAAAACAAATGATAGAAACCATGCAGGTACATACGTCATTATCGACACCAGAGATTGAACAAATATTGATTGACTATATGACCTATATGAATTTAACAGACCCGCAAACGATTTTGGCGTCTTATCCATATATGTTATCAGGTGGGATGTTGCAACGATTGATGATTGCATTAGCTTTGGCATTAAAGCCTAAATTGATTATTGCAGATGAACCCACCACAGCATTAGATACGATTAATCAGTTTGATGTGTTAGAAGCATTCGAAGATATTAAACAACATTTTGATTGCGCGATGATATTCATTTCACATGATTTAACCGTCATTCATAAAGTGGCTGATCGTGTCATTGTTATGAAAGAAGGGCAATTAGTCGAAGAAGGAACAACAGAAGCGGTTTTACATCATCCACATCACAGGTATACGCAATATTTATTATCGACGAAACAAAAAGTAAATGACCATTTTCAACGTGTCATGCGAGGTGATAGCCATGATTAA
- the nikA gene encoding nickel ABC transporter substrate-binding protein, with protein MNKLTKMSAVLLASGIILTGCGGNKGLEDKKEQKTLSYTTVKDIGDMNPHVYGGSMSAESMIYEPLVRNTKDGIKPLLAKKWDISKDGKTYTFHLRDDVKFHDGTKFNAEAVKKNIDAVQQNKKLHSWLKISTLIDDVKVKDDYTVQIHLKEAYQPALAELAMPRPYVFVSPKDFKHGTTKDGVKAFDGTGPFKMGEHKKDESATFNKNQHYWGERAKLNKVEAKVKPAGETAFLSMKKGETNFAFTDDRGTDSLDKDSLKQLKETGDYNVKRSQPMNTKMIVANAGNKGSAASDKSVRQVIGHMVDRDKIAKDILDGQEKPATQLFAKNVTDINFNMPTRQFDTKKAEKLLDQAGWKMNQDKQIRQKDGKDLAMTMYYDKGSTSQKEQAEFLEAEFKKVGIKLNINGETSDKIAERRTSGDYDLMFNQTWGLLYDPQSTIAAFKSKTGYESATSGIKDKTKLYNDIDEAFKMKDEKARSKAYQQILKQVDDEGVFIPISHGSMTVVAPKDLKNVSFTQSQYELPFNEMQYK; from the coding sequence ATGAATAAACTAACAAAAATGAGTGCAGTTTTACTAGCTTCTGGAATCATATTAACAGGATGCGGTGGCAACAAGGGATTAGAAGATAAGAAAGAACAGAAGACTTTATCTTATACAACAGTTAAGGATATTGGAGACATGAATCCCCATGTTTACGGAGGATCTATGTCAGCGGAAAGCATGATCTATGAACCGTTAGTACGCAATACGAAAGATGGAATTAAACCATTATTAGCTAAGAAATGGGATATCTCAAAAGACGGTAAGACCTATACTTTCCATCTAAGAGATGACGTCAAATTCCATGACGGTACGAAATTTAACGCAGAGGCAGTAAAGAAAAATATTGATGCTGTGCAACAAAATAAAAAATTACATTCATGGTTAAAAATCTCCACATTAATCGATGATGTCAAAGTGAAAGATGACTATACTGTACAGATTCACTTAAAAGAAGCCTATCAACCAGCATTAGCTGAATTAGCAATGCCTCGTCCTTATGTCTTTGTATCTCCTAAAGACTTCAAGCACGGTACAACGAAAGATGGTGTCAAAGCATTTGATGGTACAGGTCCGTTTAAAATGGGCGAACATAAGAAAGACGAGTCGGCTACATTTAATAAAAACCAACACTATTGGGGTGAAAGGGCTAAATTAAATAAAGTAGAAGCCAAAGTGAAACCAGCTGGCGAAACAGCATTCTTATCAATGAAGAAAGGTGAAACCAACTTTGCTTTTACAGACGACCGTGGTACAGATAGCTTAGATAAAGATAGTTTAAAACAACTTAAAGAGACAGGCGATTACAACGTTAAACGTAGCCAACCTATGAATACGAAAATGATTGTTGCCAATGCCGGTAACAAAGGCAGTGCTGCCAGTGATAAGTCAGTCAGACAAGTCATTGGACATATGGTTGATAGAGACAAAATCGCGAAAGACATTTTAGATGGCCAAGAGAAACCAGCAACGCAGCTCTTTGCGAAGAATGTCACAGATATTAACTTCAATATGCCAACACGTCAATTCGATACGAAGAAAGCTGAAAAGCTATTAGATCAAGCCGGTTGGAAAATGAATCAAGACAAACAAATTCGTCAAAAAGATGGTAAAGATTTAGCGATGACGATGTACTATGACAAAGGTTCTACAAGTCAGAAAGAACAAGCTGAATTTTTAGAAGCTGAATTTAAAAAGGTTGGCATCAAATTAAATATCAATGGAGAAACGTCAGATAAGATTGCAGAACGTCGTACATCAGGCGATTATGATTTAATGTTCAATCAGACATGGGGATTATTATACGATCCACAAAGTACCATTGCAGCCTTTAAATCTAAAACAGGCTATGAAAGTGCTACCTCAGGTATTAAAGATAAGACAAAGTTATATAACGATATCGATGAGGCATTCAAGATGAAAGATGAAAAAGCACGTTCTAAAGCTTATCAACAAATCTTAAAACAAGTGGATGACGAAGGTGTATTTATACCTATTTCACATGGCAGTATGACTGTCGTTGCACCTAAAGATCTGAAAAATGTGTCATTTACTCAATCACAATACGAATTACCATTTAACGAAATGCAATATAAATAA
- a CDS encoding type I toxin-antitoxin system Fst family toxin: MTFIVSTIVTIISGCIVSVFTYWLHTRNNKNK, from the coding sequence ATAACATTTATTGTAAGTACCATTGTCACTATAATAAGTGGCTGCATTGTTTCAGTATTTACATACTGGTTACATACTAGAAACAATAAGAATAAATAG
- the opp1B gene encoding nickel/cobalt ABC transporter permease — protein sequence MFKLIIKRIALMFPLLIVVSFMTFMMTYLTNEDPAVTILHAQGTPNVTPQLIAETKEKYGLDAPILVQYKDWLQQAVQFKFGTSYITGDPVSERIGPAFVNTLKLTLISSVSVMVTSICLGVVSALTRGQRTDRVIRSVAFFLTALPSYWVASMLIIYVSVKLNLLPTSGLTGPESYVLPVIVITMTYAGIYFRNVRRAMIEQLNEDYVLYLKASGVKTMTLLRHVLRNALQVAVSIFCMSIPMIMGGLVVIENVFAWPGLGQLSIKAIVEHDFPVVQTYVLIVAVLFIIFNTLADIINALLNPRLREASR from the coding sequence ATGTTCAAATTAATAATAAAACGTATTGCACTCATGTTTCCGTTACTGATTGTAGTGAGTTTTATGACATTTATGATGACGTATCTAACGAATGAAGATCCAGCGGTAACCATTTTACATGCGCAAGGTACACCGAATGTGACACCGCAATTAATAGCTGAGACAAAAGAAAAGTATGGGCTCGATGCACCGATTCTTGTTCAATATAAGGATTGGCTGCAACAAGCCGTTCAGTTTAAATTTGGGACGAGTTATATTACAGGCGATCCAGTATCAGAACGTATCGGACCTGCATTTGTGAATACACTGAAATTAACATTGATTTCAAGTGTATCAGTCATGGTGACATCCATATGTCTCGGTGTGGTAAGTGCCTTGACGAGAGGACAACGTACAGATCGTGTGATTCGTTCTGTCGCATTCTTTTTAACGGCCTTACCTTCGTATTGGGTCGCATCCATGCTCATTATTTATGTATCAGTAAAGTTAAATCTATTGCCAACATCTGGATTAACAGGCCCAGAAAGTTACGTATTACCAGTTATTGTAATCACGATGACCTATGCAGGTATTTACTTCAGAAATGTGAGACGTGCCATGATTGAACAACTTAATGAAGATTATGTCCTCTATTTAAAAGCAAGTGGTGTAAAGACCATGACCTTATTGCGACATGTTTTACGAAATGCATTACAAGTGGCAGTGTCTATCTTCTGTATGTCGATACCAATGATTATGGGCGGCCTTGTCGTTATTGAAAATGTGTTTGCGTGGCCGGGATTAGGACAGCTGAGTATTAAAGCGATTGTTGAGCATGACTTTCCAGTAGTACAAACGTATGTGTTAATCGTGGCGGTGTTATTCATCATCTTTAATACATTAGCCGATATCATCAATGCGCTTTTAAATCCTAGATTAAGGGAGGCATCACGATGA
- a CDS encoding type I toxin-antitoxin system Fst family toxin — MYILADISGCIVAIFKHWLRNRNDKKDDK; from the coding sequence ATGTATATACTCGCAGACATCAGTGGTTGTATTGTTGCGATATTTAAGCATTGGCTACGTAATCGCAATGATAAAAAGGATGACAAGTAG